In Gemmobacter sp. 24YEA27, a genomic segment contains:
- the metH gene encoding methionine synthase translates to MSRYLRLSGLEPFILTPDIPFVNVGERTNVTGSAKFRKLITNRDYAAALDVARDQVENGAQIIDINMDEGLIDSKSAMVEFLNLVASEPDIARVPVMIDSSKWEVIEAGLKCVQGKPIVNSISLKEGEAQFRHHAGLCLAYGAAVVVMAFDETGQADTFQRKTEICARAYRILTEEIGFPPEDIIFDPNVFAVATGIEEHNNYGVDFIEATRWIRQNLPHCHISGGVSNLSFSFRGNEPVREAMHCVFLYHAIQAGMDMGIVNAGQLAVYDQIEPELREACEDVVLNRRDDATERMLEIAERYRGGAREEKVRDLQWRDWPVEKRLEHALVNGITEFIEEDTEVARQQATRPLHVIEGPLMAGMNVVGDLFGAGKMFLPQVVKSARVMKQAVAVLLPYMEEEKAAQGGEMRRSAGRVLMATVKGDVHDIGKNIVGVVLACNNYEIIDLGVMVPPQKILEIAREQQVDVIGLSGLITPSLDEMVHLASEMEREGFNIPLLIGGATTSKVHTAVKIAPRYHKGQAIYVLDASRAVGVVSQLLSETQKEPYIASIQAEYVEVAERHERAELAKKRLPLEAARANALKIDWEGYAPPAPQFTGPRVIEDWDLADIARYIDWTPFFQTWELKGVYPRILEDEKQGEAARQLFEDAQAMLQRIITEQWFRPRAVIGFWPANATGDDIRLYTGENRAETLAMLHTLRQQTTKRDGRPNVALSDFVGPDGTPDYVGGFVVTAGPEEAEIAARYERANDDYGSIMVKALADRYAEAMAEMLHERVRKEYWGYGAAETFQPHELIGEPYAGIRPAPGYPAQPDHTEKLTLFRLLDAEKNTGVTLTESMAMWPGSSVSGFYIGHPSSYYFGVARVERDQVLDYAARKGMDLTEAERWLAPILNYTPDNGVKLAAE, encoded by the coding sequence ATGAGCCGCTATCTTCGTCTCTCGGGGCTGGAACCCTTCATCCTCACGCCCGACATCCCGTTTGTGAATGTTGGAGAGCGCACCAACGTCACCGGTTCGGCCAAATTTCGCAAGCTGATCACCAATCGCGACTATGCCGCTGCGCTGGACGTGGCGCGTGATCAGGTGGAAAACGGCGCCCAGATCATCGACATCAACATGGATGAAGGGCTGATCGACAGTAAGTCCGCGATGGTCGAATTCCTCAACCTCGTCGCGTCCGAGCCCGACATCGCCCGCGTGCCGGTGATGATCGACAGCTCGAAATGGGAGGTGATCGAGGCCGGGCTGAAATGCGTTCAGGGCAAGCCGATCGTCAATTCGATCAGCCTGAAAGAGGGTGAGGCTCAGTTCCGCCACCATGCCGGTCTGTGCCTGGCTTACGGCGCGGCAGTGGTGGTCATGGCCTTTGACGAGACTGGCCAGGCCGACACGTTCCAGCGCAAGACCGAGATCTGCGCCCGGGCCTACCGCATCCTGACCGAGGAAATCGGCTTTCCGCCGGAAGATATCATCTTTGACCCGAACGTTTTCGCGGTCGCGACCGGCATCGAGGAACACAATAATTACGGCGTCGATTTTATCGAGGCGACGCGCTGGATCCGCCAGAACCTGCCGCATTGTCACATCTCGGGCGGCGTTTCGAACCTTTCCTTCAGCTTCCGCGGCAATGAACCTGTGCGCGAGGCCATGCATTGCGTCTTTCTCTACCATGCCATTCAGGCCGGGATGGATATGGGCATCGTCAATGCGGGCCAGCTCGCCGTTTATGACCAGATCGAGCCCGAGCTGCGCGAGGCCTGCGAGGATGTCGTCCTCAACCGCCGTGACGATGCGACCGAACGGATGCTGGAAATCGCGGAAAGGTACCGCGGTGGTGCGCGTGAGGAAAAGGTCCGCGATCTGCAATGGCGCGACTGGCCGGTGGAAAAACGTCTCGAACATGCGCTGGTGAATGGCATCACCGAATTCATCGAAGAGGATACCGAGGTTGCGCGCCAGCAGGCCACCCGCCCGTTGCATGTGATCGAGGGCCCGCTGATGGCGGGGATGAATGTCGTCGGTGACCTGTTCGGCGCCGGCAAGATGTTCCTGCCCCAGGTGGTGAAATCGGCACGGGTGATGAAACAGGCGGTCGCCGTGCTGCTGCCTTATATGGAAGAGGAAAAGGCGGCGCAGGGCGGCGAGATGCGCCGTTCTGCCGGCCGGGTGCTGATGGCGACGGTGAAAGGCGATGTGCATGACATCGGCAAGAACATCGTCGGTGTCGTGCTGGCCTGCAACAATTACGAGATCATTGATCTGGGCGTGATGGTGCCGCCGCAGAAGATCCTTGAGATCGCGCGCGAACAACAGGTTGATGTGATTGGGCTTTCCGGCCTGATCACCCCCAGCCTTGACGAAATGGTGCATCTGGCCTCCGAGATGGAGCGTGAAGGATTCAACATTCCGCTGCTGATCGGCGGCGCGACGACGTCCAAGGTGCATACGGCGGTGAAAATCGCGCCGCGCTACCATAAGGGCCAGGCGATCTATGTGCTGGATGCCAGCCGCGCGGTGGGCGTGGTCAGCCAGCTGCTGAGTGAAACGCAGAAAGAGCCCTATATCGCGTCGATCCAGGCCGAATATGTCGAGGTGGCCGAGCGTCATGAACGCGCCGAGCTGGCGAAAAAACGTCTGCCACTGGAAGCCGCCCGCGCCAATGCGCTGAAAATCGACTGGGAGGGCTATGCGCCCCCTGCCCCGCAATTTACCGGCCCACGGGTGATTGAGGACTGGGATCTCGCGGATATCGCGCGCTATATCGACTGGACCCCCTTCTTCCAGACATGGGAGCTGAAAGGCGTTTATCCGCGCATTCTCGAAGATGAAAAGCAGGGCGAGGCTGCGCGCCAGCTGTTCGAAGATGCCCAGGCGATGCTGCAGCGCATCATTACCGAGCAATGGTTCCGCCCGCGCGCCGTGATCGGCTTCTGGCCCGCCAATGCGACCGGCGACGATATTCGTCTCTATACAGGCGAAAACCGTGCCGAAACCCTGGCTATGCTGCACACGCTGCGTCAGCAGACGACCAAGCGGGACGGGCGTCCGAATGTGGCGCTTTCGGATTTCGTTGGCCCGGACGGCACGCCGGATTATGTCGGCGGGTTCGTGGTGACGGCCGGCCCGGAAGAGGCAGAGATCGCCGCGCGCTATGAGCGGGCAAATGATGATTACGGCTCGATCATGGTCAAGGCGCTGGCTGACCGCTATGCCGAAGCCATGGCCGAGATGCTGCATGAACGGGTGCGCAAGGAATATTGGGGATACGGCGCGGCAGAGACCTTCCAGCCGCATGAGCTGATCGGCGAGCCTTATGCCGGCATCCGCCCTGCCCCGGGCTATCCGGCGCAGCCCGACCATACCGAGAAGCTCACCCTCTTCCGTCTGCTGGATGCTGAAAAAAATACTGGCGTCACGCTGACCGAGAGCATGGCGATGTGGCCGGGCTCGTCGGTGTCTGGCTTCTATATCGGCCATCCGTCCAGCTATTATTTCGGCGTGGCCAGGGTCGAGCGGGATCAGGTGCTGGATTACGCGGCCCGCAAGGGGATGGATCTTACCGAGGCCGAACGCTGGCTGGCGCCGATCCTGAATTACACCCCTGATAATGGCGTAAAACTGGCGGCGGAATAG
- a CDS encoding flagellin, with product MERISSNPFLTPALLRQSSELRAGLQKATQEMMTGKFSDQGKALRGDFSALAATDHALARLSGFAAATTELTLMGEAMQRALSVISEATTELAANLLRVTSGASDTLLSSILSTGTRDFNTAISALNTRLADKSVFGGDASDQLALPGSEAILTALETAIAGLTDIDDISNGIDDWFKGTAGYEALYTGGQGRAGLNVAPGETASLPFTALDPAIRATLAGLSKVALLDRGLFTGDHASRSALALRAGENLFSSSEARTVLASRIGTVEQQLSQAQSRNSAEKSALALTRNSLTEADPYEATVRLKDLESRLDAFYTITARLSQLSLTGYLR from the coding sequence ATGGAACGCATAAGCTCAAACCCGTTTCTGACCCCGGCACTTCTGCGACAGTCGTCTGAACTTCGTGCGGGCCTGCAAAAGGCCACGCAAGAGATGATGACCGGCAAGTTTTCTGATCAGGGTAAAGCTTTGCGTGGCGACTTTTCTGCTCTGGCCGCGACAGATCATGCCCTTGCCCGACTTTCCGGGTTTGCCGCAGCCACCACCGAACTTACCCTGATGGGCGAGGCGATGCAGCGCGCTTTATCTGTCATTTCTGAAGCGACCACAGAGCTCGCAGCTAACCTGCTGCGCGTAACCAGTGGCGCGTCTGACACCCTGCTTTCTTCGATCCTGTCCACCGGCACGCGTGATTTCAACACTGCCATATCAGCGCTGAACACCCGCCTTGCCGACAAGTCGGTTTTTGGCGGCGATGCTTCTGACCAACTGGCTTTGCCCGGATCCGAGGCGATCCTCACGGCACTCGAGACCGCGATCGCCGGCCTGACAGATATTGACGATATTTCCAACGGGATAGATGACTGGTTCAAAGGGACCGCCGGATATGAGGCATTATACACCGGAGGCCAGGGTCGGGCTGGCCTCAATGTGGCACCTGGAGAGACGGCATCGCTTCCCTTCACTGCCCTTGACCCTGCAATCCGCGCGACACTGGCGGGCCTCTCTAAGGTGGCTTTGCTTGACCGGGGTCTCTTTACAGGAGATCACGCTTCGCGGTCTGCCCTTGCGCTCAGGGCGGGTGAGAACCTTTTCAGCTCTTCCGAAGCGAGGACTGTCCTCGCCAGCAGGATTGGCACGGTTGAGCAACAACTGTCTCAGGCACAAAGTCGCAATTCTGCGGAGAAATCGGCACTTGCCCTGACACGCAACAGCCTGACCGAAGCAGATCCCTATGAGGCTACGGTGCGCCTTAAGGATCTCGAGAGCAGACTGGATGCATTCTACACCATCACAGCGCGACTGTCGCAACTCAGCCTGACGGGATATCTCCGGTGA
- a CDS encoding homocysteine S-methyltransferase family protein, giving the protein MQNFILPPTPALAALEAAARQRILILDGAMGTQIQGLGLTEEDYSGHGSGCACRHHSDHPQKGNNDLLILTQPEAIEEIHFNYAMAGADIVETNTFSATTIAQADYALEAAVDDLNVQGARIVRRALDRATAIDGKPRFVAGAVGPTNRTASISPDVNNPGYRAVSFDDLHKAYAQQIRGLIRGGADIILIETIFDTLNAKAAIFACLSAFAEHGSRLPVMISGTITDASGRTLSGQTPTAFWHSVRHAKPLTIGLNCALGASAMRPHLAELSAVAETFTCAYPNAGLPNAFGQYDEGPEETAAQVATFARDGLVNVVGGCCGTTPGHIQAIAEAVRPHKPREIKK; this is encoded by the coding sequence ATGCAGAACTTCATTCTTCCCCCCACTCCGGCACTCGCTGCCCTGGAAGCCGCAGCGAGGCAGCGGATTCTTATTCTCGATGGGGCGATGGGCACCCAGATCCAGGGCCTTGGACTGACGGAAGAGGACTATTCCGGCCATGGCTCAGGTTGTGCCTGTCGGCACCATTCCGACCATCCGCAAAAGGGCAATAACGATCTTCTGATCCTGACCCAGCCGGAGGCCATCGAGGAGATCCACTTCAATTATGCCATGGCTGGTGCCGATATCGTTGAGACAAATACTTTCTCGGCGACGACCATCGCGCAGGCCGATTATGCTTTGGAAGCAGCGGTAGACGATCTGAACGTCCAGGGCGCGCGCATTGTCCGCCGCGCTCTGGACCGCGCCACAGCCATTGACGGCAAGCCGCGCTTTGTTGCCGGTGCGGTCGGTCCGACCAACCGGACGGCGTCGATCAGCCCCGACGTCAACAATCCGGGCTATCGCGCGGTGAGTTTCGACGACCTCCACAAAGCCTATGCCCAACAGATCCGGGGCCTGATCAGGGGCGGCGCCGATATCATTCTGATCGAAACGATTTTTGACACTCTGAACGCCAAAGCCGCGATCTTCGCCTGTCTCAGCGCCTTTGCCGAACATGGAAGCCGGCTGCCCGTGATGATTTCGGGCACCATAACCGATGCTTCGGGCCGCACCCTGTCCGGGCAAACCCCTACGGCTTTCTGGCATTCGGTGCGCCACGCGAAACCCTTAACCATCGGGCTGAACTGTGCGCTCGGGGCGAGCGCGATGCGTCCGCATCTGGCGGAGCTCTCTGCTGTGGCGGAAACCTTCACCTGCGCCTATCCGAATGCCGGCTTGCCCAATGCCTTTGGTCAATATGACGAGGGGCCCGAGGAGACCGCTGCCCAGGTGGCGACCTTTGCCCGCGACGGGCTGGTCAATGTGGTTGGCGGGTGCTGCGGCACCACGCCCGGCCATATCCAGGCCATTGCAGAAGCTGTCCGCCCCCATAAACCGCGCGAGATCAAAAAATGA
- a CDS encoding Gfo/Idh/MocA family oxidoreductase, translated as MTQTLKIALIGAGFFARNQLFAWSGIEGVEVVAICDRDPVRLAAAGEEFGIARRYRDAAELFADGGFDVADIATTVGSHRALVEMAAAAGVHVICQKPFAPTLADAKAMVAAVSKTGKTLMIHENFRWQSAVRHTIDALRAGAIGEPFFGRVSFRSGYDVYSGQPYLAEGERFIIEDLGIHILDIARALFGDVARVTATTRRVNPKIKGEDVATMQLLHKSGVTSVVDCSYATKRLPETFPESLIEIDGTEGSLCLDAGYKLVIQRDGGSQTQDVSPPLLPWAERPWHNIQESVLIIQQHFVDCLREGRQPETSGADNLETFALVEAAYLSAAEGRSVDPGTL; from the coding sequence ATGACCCAGACGCTGAAGATCGCGCTGATCGGCGCCGGGTTCTTTGCCCGGAACCAGTTGTTTGCCTGGTCGGGGATCGAAGGGGTCGAGGTCGTGGCGATCTGTGACCGCGACCCGGTTCGGCTCGCGGCAGCAGGCGAGGAGTTCGGGATCGCGCGCCGTTACAGGGACGCGGCAGAGCTGTTTGCCGATGGCGGTTTCGATGTGGCCGATATCGCGACGACGGTGGGCTCACATCGGGCACTGGTTGAAATGGCGGCGGCTGCCGGCGTGCATGTGATCTGCCAGAAGCCCTTCGCGCCAACCCTCGCAGATGCGAAAGCCATGGTCGCAGCGGTGTCCAAAACCGGCAAAACCCTGATGATCCACGAGAATTTTCGCTGGCAATCCGCCGTGCGTCATACGATCGACGCGTTGCGCGCGGGCGCGATCGGCGAGCCCTTTTTTGGCCGCGTCTCCTTCCGGTCCGGCTATGACGTGTACTCGGGCCAGCCTTACCTGGCCGAGGGCGAACGGTTCATCATCGAAGATCTCGGGATCCATATCCTCGACATCGCGCGGGCTTTGTTCGGCGATGTGGCGCGGGTCACGGCGACCACGCGGCGGGTCAATCCGAAGATCAAAGGCGAGGATGTCGCCACGATGCAGCTTTTGCACAAATCGGGCGTGACCTCGGTGGTGGATTGTTCCTACGCGACGAAACGGCTCCCCGAGACCTTCCCCGAAAGCCTGATCGAGATTGACGGGACCGAAGGCAGCCTGTGCCTTGATGCCGGATACAAGCTGGTGATCCAGCGTGATGGCGGATCGCAGACCCAGGATGTCAGCCCGCCGCTTTTGCCCTGGGCCGAGCGCCCCTGGCACAATATCCAGGAGAGTGTGCTGATCATCCAACAGCATTTCGTGGATTGCCTGCGGGAGGGGCGCCAGCCGGAAACCTCGGGCGCTGACAATCTTGAGACCTTTGCCCTGGTCGAGGCCGCTTACCTTTCCGCCGCGGAAGGCCGCTCGGTTGATCCGGGGACCCTGTGA
- the kdsA gene encoding 3-deoxy-8-phosphooctulonate synthase, with protein sequence MSQNIVTIGDIAIGGKNPIALICGPCQLESHDHARMMAERILEACAPTGTKFIFKASYDKANRSSLGGKRGLGMEKGLEILGLIRDEFGVPVLTDVHEPGHCAPAAEVCDVLQIPAFLSRQTDLLLAAGATGKAVNIKKGQFLAPWDMDNVAVKVASTGNRNIMLCERGTSFGYNTLVTDFRGLPRMAETGWPVIFDATHSVQQPGGQGNSSGGQREYVPVLARAACAVGVSGLFIETHQDPDNAPSDGPNMVPVDQLKDLIGTLRSFDALAKGL encoded by the coding sequence ATGAGCCAGAACATTGTCACCATCGGCGATATTGCCATCGGCGGAAAGAACCCGATTGCGCTGATCTGCGGCCCCTGCCAGCTGGAAAGCCATGACCACGCGCGGATGATGGCCGAGAGGATCCTTGAGGCCTGCGCGCCCACGGGCACGAAATTCATCTTCAAGGCCAGCTATGACAAGGCAAACCGCTCTTCGCTGGGCGGCAAGCGCGGCCTCGGGATGGAAAAGGGGCTCGAGATCCTTGGGCTGATCCGCGACGAATTCGGCGTGCCGGTGCTGACCGATGTGCATGAGCCGGGCCATTGCGCGCCTGCGGCCGAGGTTTGCGATGTGCTGCAGATCCCGGCTTTTCTCAGCCGTCAGACCGATCTTTTGCTGGCGGCGGGCGCCACGGGCAAAGCCGTGAATATCAAGAAGGGCCAGTTCCTTGCGCCCTGGGATATGGACAATGTAGCAGTCAAGGTCGCCTCGACCGGCAATCGCAATATCATGCTCTGCGAGCGAGGGACGTCCTTTGGCTATAACACGCTGGTCACCGATTTTCGGGGCCTGCCGCGTATGGCCGAGACCGGCTGGCCGGTGATTTTCGACGCCACCCATTCGGTGCAGCAGCCGGGCGGGCAGGGGAATTCCTCGGGCGGACAGCGCGAATATGTGCCGGTTCTGGCGCGGGCGGCCTGTGCGGTCGGGGTCTCGGGCCTCTTTATCGAAACCCATCAGGACCCCGACAATGCGCCCTCGGACGGGCCGAATATGGTGCCTGTCGATCAGCTGAAAGACCTGATCGGCACCTTGCGCAGCTTTGACGCATTGGCCAAGGGCCTGTGA
- a CDS encoding flagellar basal body P-ring protein FlgI: MAQPVRIKDLVEIDGVRGNDLVGYGLVVGLNGTGDGIRNSPFTEEIMANLLERLGVNIVGEASRPKNVAAVFVTATLPPFSRAGARIDITVSAIGDAKSLLGGTLVMTPLNGADGQIYAVAQGTIIAGGISAEGDAARVVQGVPTAGSIPSGARVEREVPFDFNQVSVLRLALKSADFTTAARIERAINQEFGSRSATMLDGGTVALDLSRIGGGSPAHAIARIESLRIDPATRARVVVDQRSGTIVIGADVRISRVAVSQGNLTLRVEEYPIVIQPNPFAEGETIVVPRSNAEITTEGSALAEVTGDTSLSEVISGLNALGVQPHDMIDILKSIHAAGALHAEFVIQ, from the coding sequence ATGGCGCAACCGGTCCGTATCAAAGACCTGGTCGAAATCGACGGGGTCAGGGGCAATGATCTCGTGGGATATGGTCTTGTTGTGGGGCTGAACGGCACCGGTGATGGTATCCGGAATTCGCCGTTCACAGAAGAGATTATGGCAAATCTTCTGGAGAGGCTTGGTGTCAACATCGTCGGTGAAGCATCGCGCCCGAAAAATGTCGCGGCTGTTTTCGTAACCGCAACCCTGCCGCCGTTTTCGCGGGCCGGGGCGCGGATTGACATAACGGTTTCGGCCATTGGTGATGCGAAAAGCCTGCTTGGTGGAACGCTTGTGATGACACCTCTGAATGGGGCGGACGGCCAGATCTATGCGGTGGCTCAGGGAACCATCATTGCAGGTGGGATCTCTGCCGAAGGCGATGCCGCTCGGGTTGTCCAGGGTGTGCCAACGGCGGGGTCGATCCCCTCCGGCGCACGGGTAGAGCGTGAGGTTCCGTTCGATTTCAACCAGGTTTCAGTTTTGCGGCTTGCGCTGAAATCAGCAGATTTTACAACAGCCGCCAGAATTGAACGGGCCATCAATCAGGAATTTGGCTCACGTTCGGCGACAATGCTGGACGGGGGTACGGTTGCGCTTGATCTTAGCCGTATCGGTGGTGGTTCTCCGGCACATGCCATAGCGAGGATTGAAAGTCTGCGGATCGACCCCGCGACCAGGGCCAGGGTGGTGGTCGACCAGCGATCAGGTACAATCGTGATTGGCGCCGATGTTCGGATCAGCCGTGTTGCGGTATCGCAGGGAAATCTCACCTTGCGTGTGGAAGAGTATCCTATCGTAATCCAGCCCAACCCTTTCGCCGAGGGTGAAACCATTGTGGTTCCCAGAAGCAACGCTGAAATCACCACTGAAGGCAGCGCTCTGGCGGAAGTCACGGGCGATACCAGTCTGTCCGAAGTGATTTCCGGTCTTAACGCGCTGGGTGTTCAGCCACATGACATGATCGATATTCTCAAGAGCATCCATGCAGCTGGCGCGTTGCACGCAGAATTTGTCATCCAGTAG